TACGTCTGTATCGCTGGTGGATTGTCCTGGTTGCCAATCATTGTTTTCAGGAATAGCTTCATCAGATTTCAAATTACTTGTTTGATCATTACGCTGATAGCTCACACTTTCAGGATTGAAAGTATTGTAATCAAAATTTTTGGACATGATGGCGCCAAATGATTTAATGTCCATCGTCTTGGAGATACTATTCCATGCACTGGCAGTTTTAATGTTGACCTTAATCGCTTCAGAAATTGGTGAGGTAAGAGATTGGGTACTATCAAGAATGTTATTTATAGCTGAAATTTTATTGGAATAGGAGCTAGCTTCGCTTCCTAAGTCAGTAGTTATAGCTAGTTTTATCGATCCATTTGACAGTGACGGCTGTTTGAATGATTCGATGGTAGGTACAGTCAGTTTTACCGAATCATTTATCAATGAGGATTGTTTAATTTCCCCAATATTGGGTACGTTCAAGGATATTGTTCCTGGGTCAGCAACTGCTGATTTCATAGATTCGATTGATGATATCGATTGTTTAACTAATCCAATATCAGATATAGTACGGTTTAATGCGATGTTTGATGATAGTTTTTGGTTCACTTCAGAGAATGAAGTAGTTATATGTTTGCGTGGGGATAAGGTAATGTTTGTTAAGTTTTCAGACAATTTTGTTTGTGTTGCTAGAATTTCGTTTACATGGGGTATCGAAATCTGTAAACCTTTAAGCCTCGTTTTATAAGAACTTTTGAAAGCATCGGACATTATTGTACACCGCCAAATATATTAGTATATCTCAATTATATACAGTATACAGAGCGTGGTCAAACGTGTGTTCTATGAGAGGGAAGTAAAATGTGGAATAAAATCGAACAACTAATGATTAAACAAGGATTAAATCAAAATACGTTAGCAAGGCGCATGAGTATTAGTACAAGTACCTTGACTGAACTAAAAATGAATCGAATCAAGAAACCAAGCTTTGAACTTATGTGTAAGTTTGCAGATGCATTAGGTGTTAGTTTGGATGATTTAAGAAGTAATGAATAAGTAGGAGGTAAAACAATGGAACGTACTAAAGTCATCGTCCCACAGTTCACAATCGAATTGCCAGCTGGCATGGAGTTAATTGCCACTGAAGACAGAGAACGGTTGGAAGCCGATCAACAGATTATCTGGGATTTAAATAAAGCCTGCGAGGTATCAGGTTATACCTATAAAGACCTCTCCAAAATACTGCAGGTGTTTAAGAAGCAACTGGATATTGATAATGGTGGCTGTGTTTTCTATCCATTCAATGGTGGCAAATACAAAATTGAATCATTGAAATTTACGCAGTTCTTGCGGAATAACTTTCCAAGAATTATGAAGGAGTTGAAGTACAAATGAATAAGAATTTTTATCTAGCAGTCATGATCAGCATTATCGCAGGTCTCTATATTCCGAAAGACATGCAATTTATCGTGACAGTAATAATCATGAGCTCAATCGTTACTTTTATCGGTATTAATTACAAGGAATTCTTTAAAGGAGGAAATGACGATGAACGAACTGATTCAGACATTTCAAAGTAACGACGGACAGACGGTTGTCAGTGGTCGCGACTTACATCGCTTCTTGAAAGTTGGCAAAGATTTCTCGACCTGGTTCAAAGACATGGTGGCATACGGCTTTGTAGAGGAAAGAGACTTTTCCCCAATTTCGGGGAAAAGTTCTGGTGGTCGCCCGCGCATTGAATACGCGATGACAATTGACATGGCTAAAGAGGTTTCCATGATCCAGCGCACAGAAGTTGGTAAGATGGCCCGACAGTATTTTATTGATATGGAAAAACAGGCTAAGGCCTTACCAATGTCAATGGAAGACATGATGATCAACCAGCTGCAGGAACAAAAGAAAATTAAGTCGGACGTCAACATGTTAAAAGATAACATGCGCATCACATCAACTAATCAATTTACGCTTCAGTCGTACGGTCGCAAGCAAGTCGTTTCAATCTTAGGTGGGAAAAAGTCAGCTGCTTATCAGCATTTCAGCGCTAAAGCCTTCAGCCAATTGTGGCGCGACTTCAAACAAGCGTTTAGCATTCCCCGATACAGCGACTTACCCCAAGCCAAGTTTGATGACGGGCTTGAATTCATTGAAAACTGGTTACCAGATACTGAGTTGAGAATGTCAATTCAACGCTTAAACCGAAGCAACATTTTTCAAACAATTAATTAATGGAGGATTTTAAGATGAACGACAAATTAAAAAAGCCGCAGACCTTTTCAGTCTGGGCTAAATCAGAATATGCCCAAATGGTAGCGACACAGATTCAACATGATATCCAAAGTCTTTTCGGCATGGCACCTAATATCGAAGTTGGGGGATTCGCCAGCGACGATGATCGACCAATTCGCATTAATTATTACGGTAGCAAAACAGAGGTTCAATCAGTTAAGAAAATGATTAGCGACCGCTATGAACTGAGTATTAATAATGATGAGTTTTAATCAAAATTTAGGCACAAAAAAAGGCCTCAACTCTCACGAGTCAAGACTTCAATAATTCATCCGATAACTGAATTATACCGCTGTTAAGGCGTTGAAGTCAACATATGAGAGAACGGCCTATAGCGTGCTTGTATGCTGTATTAACTTAACGACGTTTTAAAAGTGGGTGTAATCAAATGAGGTTTGTACGGGAGAAAAAAATATACTGTGGGCCAAGTTATGTTGAGGTCGATATCATTCCTAGAACTTGGGAAGCGGATATGGTTGCTAAACGAGGGACACGATCTAAGAAAAAAAGAGAGTCGGCTCCAAAGCAGCGCAACTTGAACGAGAAAAATGCTAAGCGATATCTCAGACAGTTGGGTAATGGAAACTTTACTGAGGGTGATTGGTTCATTAGTTTGAGCTATCAAGATAAATTCCAACCAGAGACTATGGAGCAGGCAGAAAAAGAAGTCGGAAACTATATTCGTCGATTGAAAGCCAGATATAAGAAGTTAGGCCAGGAACTCAAATATATTTTGGTCAATGAAGGTGGGGCCAAAAAGGTTCGTTTCAACCACCATCTGGTGATAAATAGTCTAGATGAAGGCTTAACCAGGGATGACGTTGAAGCATTATGGGCTAAGAAACCAAAAGGTCAGAAAAAAGAACGAATTGGGACAGTCAATTCTAAGTATATTCAAACTAATGAGAATGGCCTTGAAAGAATCATGGCCTATATGAGCAAGGACCCTAAAGGCAGAAAGCGCTGGTCATCATCTCGTAATTTGAAGCGACCGGACTCTAGACCAAACGATCATAAATATGGACCACGAACGCTTGAAAAAGTTGCACAGACACCTGATCAGGGGATGACCTACTTTACTAAGAAATATCCTGAATACGATATTAGTGAAGTTGAAGCAAAATACTACGAAGAAACCGGCTGGCACGTCTATCTGAAGATGTGGCGCCGTGTGGAGAGGATTAATAGATGATGAAAACAAAGACATTTAGATTTGATGAACTAGAACCAAAAGCTAAAAAAAGAGCAATATTTGAAGCCTATGTCTATCTCAGCGATAAATATGAATACAGTAACAAAGAAGGGTACGAGCCAATAAATAAAAATGTCATGAAAGAAGTCGAAAAATCTGTGTACACAGGAACAGGTCAGGCTTATGGACTTGTAAAAGAAGAGGAGGCTCACAAATGACAGTACAATCAAAAATTAAAGTACCGCGCGCTTATTGCATTGGTCGTGTTCAGGATCATGTGATTCGAGAATACAGTTTGTTTTTATACAACGATATCGTTTTGGCACAAGCCGATTGCGATTCATTGAACGGTGTCGATAAGCAATTGGACCAGGTCGAGGGATGTTGGACAGTATTGGAATTTGGCAGACCAATATTTGTGGGGTCGATGGGATGAAACGTATCTTAAATTATCCCGGTTCCAAATGGACGATGGCCAGCTTTATTTGCTCCATTATGCCAGATGATTATACGACCTATGTTGAACCGTTTTTCGGGTCCGGAGCAGTTTTCTTCAACAAAGAACCCAGCACAATTGAAACCATCAATGATCTTGATTCAAGGTTAGTTAATTTCTTTCGAGTGTGTAGGGATGAACCAGCTGCTTTAATTAAAAAGGTTCAACTGACGCCGCTTAGTCGTGAAGAGTACGAATTGAGTTATCAAGTAAGTGATGACCCAGTGGAGGACGCTCGTCGAATGCTAGTGCGAAGTTGGCAAGCGATTGGTGGTAAGACTTCAGATAAAACTGGTTGGCGGGCCAATATCAATGTGAATGGATCCAAGATAAACGAATGGAACCATTTAGATGAACGAATAGCAGCTGTCGCCACCAGACTGAAGCAGGCGCAGATTGAACACCAGAACGCCTTTAAATTATTAGACCGCTACAACAGACCTAAGGTACTCGCCTATGTGGACCCGCCTTACTTATTGAGCACGCGGACCAAACGGCATTATAAGCATGAATTTACTGACGCTGATCACGAGGCTTTACTCGATCAGCTGGTTAATTTTGACGGTTATGTGATTTTATCTGGATATGAGTCTGATATGTATAACGACTTCTTAGCGGATTGGAGCAAGATTCATTTCGAGGTCGGCGTTGAATCGGGTGGTCGAGCTACTGAAACAATTTGGTGTAACTATCCAATCCAGCAACCTGTGAAACAAATGGAATTGATTTAAACATTTGGCGATTAGGTCATATTCCACACTTATGCATTAATAATCAAATGTTTTAGGAGGGAACGCCATGATCGAACATTATCAGTCAACCGAGCGTGTTACAGCAGAGGAATTTGATGGTTCTAAGCAGATGATGAAAAAATATAAAATCATCAAGCAGAGAAGAGGGCCGCATGATTACACAATGCATGCATATAGCGATATCGGGATGGATATTGGCGATTATATTTTGATCGGCAATCCAGGAGAATATAGCAGCATGTCGAAATATGTTTTTGAATTGAGGTTTGAGAAATCATATTTCGACCCAATCCCACTGAGTAGGCGGAAGGGTAAATCATTATTATTTGAACAAGCCTCCCTACTTTAGCTGATTGAGATACGAAAATAAAAAGACCGCGTTAGCAGTCAGTCGGAAGGAATTCAATATGGAACCAATAGTAATTACGTTACCTGAAAAATGCAGAGAATTAGCAGAGGAAGTGGTTGGTTGCTATGGGTATAACAGCGCAATCGAACCATTATGTAATGAGCCATTGTGTGAATCAGAGTTACAGCATTTATTGAGTGATTGGCTGGAGGGTGCGGGTGACTTAAAGATGTATCAAAAGCAATTGAATCTAAAGAATGCAGCATTCGAAATGTTATTAGGTGCCATCTTTGTTGCAGACCTAATTAAGTTCAAGGAGGCACCCCAATGATCTATATCATTTTGTTCCTAGCAACTACTGGCCTCCCGTTCGTCAAATTAATCATGGGATGCATCATCTTATTCGTTTTATCAGGCCTATTCATTTATCGAAAGGAGACATGGTAATTAAATGAAATATCAAGACTTAATGACGGTGGTAAAGGTGGAGGAAGGCTAATGGCGAAAATAGATGAAATTAAAAATCGCGATGACTACCAAGATATGCTTGAATACGGCCATCGAATGGTTGAAGCATGGGAAGAGTACACCGATTACAAGTTGAAGCTTCAAGAGAAAATGCAAGGGACTTCTTACGACTGGCAAAAACCTGCAACCTTGGCTAAACAATTAGACAAGCTATACGCTGAAAAGTATATGCCCACTGGGGAGGAAGACTAATGGACGATTATCGTGTTGAAAAACTAGCGGATGACATTCGCGCCGGTATGAAAATCACAACTAACATGGTTCGGCGCTTCTATCGCATCCCTGATCAAGAAGCAATCGACTTACTGAAGAAGTCAAAACTTAGAGCGGAGGAGCTTGATTATGATAGAGAAGTTCAAAAACAAAGTGAAAGCGATGCTAAGCGGCAGGCGCAAAGATACTTCGGTGGATCATCAGGATACCGCTCAAACTCATATCGATAGAGTTGAAATTGGTATTAGCACCGTTGACCTTGCCAGACAGCTTAAAGCAATTAGACAGCTGCTTCTTAGACCGAAGATTCGTCTTAATTACGATGAAAAACATTTTGGCATGACCTCATATCAGAAATGGCATAAATCTAACAAGAAATGGAGATAGCATTATGGCTGAACAACTTTTTAATTTCGACTTATCAAAAATCGCAGATGGTGGTGCACAGGAGAAATTCACCACTGAATTGCAAAAGGTCGCCGATAACATTCTAGATTTAAATACCGAATCCAAAACAAAACGAAAGGTCACGATTGA
This DNA window, taken from Latilactobacillus sakei, encodes the following:
- a CDS encoding XRE family transcriptional regulator; protein product: MWNKIEQLMIKQGLNQNTLARRMSISTSTLTELKMNRIKKPSFELMCKFADALGVSLDDLRSNE
- a CDS encoding DNA methyltransferase, which translates into the protein MKRILNYPGSKWTMASFICSIMPDDYTTYVEPFFGSGAVFFNKEPSTIETINDLDSRLVNFFRVCRDEPAALIKKVQLTPLSREEYELSYQVSDDPVEDARRMLVRSWQAIGGKTSDKTGWRANINVNGSKINEWNHLDERIAAVATRLKQAQIEHQNAFKLLDRYNRPKVLAYVDPPYLLSTRTKRHYKHEFTDADHEALLDQLVNFDGYVILSGYESDMYNDFLADWSKIHFEVGVESGGRATETIWCNYPIQQPVKQMELI